The nucleotide sequence CACGAAAATACAACCACAGAAAGCTCAACTGCAACGACAGCCGTGAACCGATATTATTATCAACCGAATTTTCACCACGTACTACTGAAAAAtcccaaaagtttttttttataaattatgtcGAGTCGGACTCATAGCAGCCACTATTATTATACATCATTAAAAATGTGTAGTGAGACAACTCTTGCTTACATTATTTTATGTGGAActcatattaattattaattaattaacatTAACCGTAAAATATGATTAATAGTAGCCACCATTAATATACATGATTAAAAATGTGTAATGCATACAATACAACTTCTATTGCACAACATTGTTGCAAAATATTTAAACATTAATAATATGGATACTAGAAGACCAATGATTTTTGGATTAAGTGGTGGAAGACTTTCATTTTTCTTGTGAGATGCAAATTCAACTCCCACTTGATGCAGAGTGAgacattggtgggcaatgataggagacccaggaaAACTTGGGTTCGATctttgagccaaacgggttttactggtaattttactgtcgtgcctacgggcgggtgggttaccgggttttccccggaattggtcgtggactcgggttactctcggagtactccgtttggtccagtgGCTGCCCGGAGAATGCTCAGGATTAattctgttggccgttaaaaaaatatGGATACTAGAAAGATAAAGTATTGGATTAATAAATAATACAAAAAATAACATTAATACATTAGACTAGTAACTGGATAAACCCCCTCCAAACACTTCATACTTCAAAATTCCATTGCTATTAAAATTCGATTAACATATTTTTGGTCAGATGTATAGTCCTCCAAGTAAATTTACAAAGAAACAATCGTTGTTGACTCACCAATCAGCAATCGCCTATTAATTCATGGGATAGTCATCTTTCGATATGTTGATTCCTCGTTTTTTTCCAAAGGCCACaataaattttttttaactgtATATTTGGATCATTGATGGATCATTGCAGTATTATTGTGTAAGGCCGGCTCAAGCCTAATTATTTTAAAGCTTGAGCTTTGGGCCTCCAAATAAACAGGGCATCCAGCTTTAAAAAAACTAGTAATAATTATATATGATATTTGGGCTGGGTTGCGATAGATATTATTGATGTATAGCAAATTTGTAGGGGCGCTGCGTATGAAGTATTGTATTAGGGTTGCAATTGTGATTTACTCAATTTTTTTTAGGGAAAAAGGCCTCTAGTTTTTACTTCGCTTTAGTacaccaaaatggttgagccaGCCCTGTCATCGtaccaccagcggaaccacccgatcatatccatctccactaggcataatgcctatacaccaattcagaaggaaacccaataaatatggaaaaACACCCcattgtgggaatcgaacccaatacTTATTGATCCCAAAGCCTTATCTCACCCCCAAAATATCACTAGGCTATAAAATCATAGGCCAAAGACCACAATAAATAACCATGTCAACTATACAACTTAAGGTGTGAGGAAATGAACGAATCGAAACCGGACAAATCAACAAAACATAACCGATGGTTTAGTTCTGCTTTGTTTTACGGAATATTATGGTTTGTATGGGTCAAGTGGATTAAAAATCCCATGTTGGTCTTGTAACGTTTAGTTATTTTCTCCCCGTGTTAGATTTTTGCTAACCGGATGTCTTTGGTTATATAAGTTGCCTTAAAAAAAAGGTTTAACAACTATGCTAATCCATCTTAGGACACCATACATTTCTTATCTTTATTTGATTTGTGGTTTGAAAGTACGCATTATAATCACTTTTAGAAATGTTATATAGATACTGAAAACATTGAGAACATGTTTAAATTTTAAGAAGGAAAATGATTTACAAAGGTACTCTAGACCATGATTATGGCACCGTAAGGCTATCCGCTATAGTGCATCTACAATTTACACAATAGTATCTCTTCTTTGTCATATATGTGAGAATAAAGTCCTTCAATCTATGAGAATCAATGTTCTCTATTAAACCATGTTAGAATCAAGTTCTTGATATTAGGGTTGTCCAAAAAGCGAGCGGCTCGAAGTTTGCTTGGATTTCACTCgaaaaaagctcgctcgatatggctAGGTTTGAAACTGAGCCGAGCCGACTtagctcggttagaaagtgagcctagctcggctcgtaAGGTTTAGCTCGCTtggtagctcggctcggcttagctcagttattttagttttatacacattataatatattacaaaaaatacttattattatttacatgtatttaggaGTGTAATTTAATATCTAAGGCATATTTAGAGGTTGATTACCATGCTAATGaacttatattgtatttcattaaatttaaaacttgtttgtgttgttgaACTTGATTTTAGCTTGTAATGTATTAGatttaaaatatgttttttttttaacttttgaatAGTATTTAGAAAACTGAATTTTGGGAGCTATCTattaatttttcattttaaaatcgagccaaaccaagccgagcccgatATTAGATTTTCAACTCGGTTTCAAATCTGAGCCTCGAGctagctcggtttataatcgagccgagcccaagtagccctagctcggctcggttcgactcaaGAACAACCCTTCTTATGCCCTTAAGATCATAGTCCTCATGGCACATTTGTGGAAACCAGATTTTTAAGTATCCGAAATACACGTGTAAGTTGTAGTTAACTCAATCATACAATCTCTATGATATTAAATGACCAAGTCAACTCTCGTCATCTAAAATGACACACTGGCATTCATTTGGTCGTTGATTAACACCACCCATAGGATTTGAAGCATATTGGCATTCATTTGGCCATTGTCAGACACCACCCACAGGATCTGAGCTTCAGCTCAACTTACGGATTTTCAACACATAATAACATGTTTGTTACAAAATCATAAAAAATTGGCTTTGATAGTTTGATCACATTCCACACTAATTTATAAGTTGGAAAACACTTGTGATAGATAATATTTTAGATAATCTAAAATCAGGGTTAAACTAATTTGGTCAACCAATTCACCACTTTGGGTTAATTCTAGTCAGAATATCTAATATTACCATAAAGTCATAAACTAGAATTGCATATAACGGGGTTTTCTAATACCCGGGTACGGGTATCACCAGGTATTGATTTTCTGGGTATTGAGCAGGAAAGCCATACTTGGTGTACACGGGTTCGGATATGGTTTGAGTTTGGGTTTTCTATACCCGGGTATTAAAATACACCATATGCAGATACAAAAAACCCCGGTTTCGAGTATAGCTCGGGCAGGGTATAGGGAAAACCCGGCGGGTATATACAAAAAACCCGATTTCGCTACTGTGTTTACTGttttttttatcatatttttttgTAGTTTTATGTTTCCAACTTCATTTTTAGTTTATAAACTTTAACAATAATAAACATAACACGTCCAATATATTAGAAACTTAGATACTTAACAACATTACATAACATAAAAGCGCCTacccgcaaaaaaaaaaaaaaaaaaaaaaaaaaaaaagaaaagaaaaaacccGGGTACAGGTATACAAAAACCCGGGTATTGATAAAACTTGGTGTCAGGTATGCAAAAACCCGGATATTGATAAAACTGGGGTACAAAACAAGTTGAAAAAAACCTGGGTTCAGGTTTGGGTTTTCACAATCTATTTCATATCCGGACCATACCGTCGGGTTCGAGTTTCCAATACCTGGTTTAAAAAACCCAGGTCCGAATATTTCTTCTAGGTTCGGGTTTTTTGTGCATCACTAGTTTTTGCAAATAAAGCTTGGGTTTTCTTCCGAAACATTTCTAATTTTATTTCATTGATCACATATTTCAGCCCAATACCTCTAAATTTTTGGGCCACGATACTTATATGTTTCACCCCTGCCTCGTAATTAGAGGAAACACTCGTAGTCCGCAATTCCGGGCTACAAAATATGCCATATTTCAGCCCACTACCTTGGAATTAACGTTATGATTATTCCAAGAATATCAAAACCTCATGAATGGGCCCAAAAAACCATCAAACTTTTAGCCCACTACGATACTATCACCCTAACGGCGTCGTTTTATACTTCAGGTTACCCTTCCCTTTACCCAAAGCAGTCATTCTGCTTAGATTCCTCTTAGCTATGTCTCCATCAGTCAACAACACCATTCAATTTAAAACATACATTATTCTAAGAATCCAAAGCACAAACCAAACACCAtacgatatcagaaacatattAAAATAACGAATCTAGAAAATCCATAAGCATAACTCAAAAACACAAACATCCAACTAGtctaaacaataataataataaattagttCAAGTCCCAcactaaacaaaacaaaacaatgcATTGATACTTGTACCGTACAAACTAATGATGCGGACAGAAAGTAAGCAAATAGCTAGCTCCAGTGCAAGTAGCAATACTCGTCGGATCATCGTACGCATACGAATACGCCCTTGGACAAGCCACCTTAAAAATCTTCGAATACGCCGTAGGTTTACATGTCTGAGGGTTCCCATAACTCCCAGTACAACAAAACCTCGGAGAGTTAAACGCTGAACACGCGCTCTTACACGCCACCACGCGCCTCTTGTCACGTGACCTCACTTGCAAACCCACCGGACACATAACATTCAGATCGCTAACACATCCGGCGTAACTACATTTTCCGGTACCCTTAAACGGCGTTATAGCGATGGGTAGGTTATACCCGTCGACTAAACTCACGTCGTAGAAGTCTTGTTCGGCGGTCAGGGTGATTTCCGCTAGAGTTGCCGGAGGTGCACCGCCGGCGCCGTTGCAAAAGAGGGTGCCGCCGCAGTCGCCGGTGGCGCATT is from Helianthus annuus cultivar XRQ/B chromosome 9, HanXRQr2.0-SUNRISE, whole genome shotgun sequence and encodes:
- the LOC110880183 gene encoding thaumatin-like protein codes for the protein MQLPILLLLLIATVHGVAATTIMMVNKCNHPVWPGIQPGAGHPVLARGGFKLPPKKSYTLFLPPAWSGRLWGREGCAFDSSGRGKCATGDCGGTLFCNGAGGAPPATLAEITLTAEQDFYDVSLVDGYNLPIAITPFKGTGKCSYAGCVSDLNVMCPVGLQVRSRDKRRVVACKSACSAFNSPRFCCTGSYGNPQTCKPTAYSKIFKVACPRAYSYAYDDPTSIATCTGASYLLTFCPHH